The proteins below come from a single Felis catus isolate Fca126 chromosome A1, F.catus_Fca126_mat1.0, whole genome shotgun sequence genomic window:
- the ICE1 gene encoding little elongation complex subunit 1 isoform X3: MMPGETHSAAPGTAADLSRCQGCASLQQNLNEYVEALITLKQKIINTDNLLTEYQKKCDELQFARRENSTLHHQVEQMLQKISPLQKCQEELGSLKAELEEKKSSLKLYQDTHQEYARVKEECLKTDAQKKKLEAKVKKLEEAAVKQTQDFKQLRTEKKILEKEFRKTQERLDEFSKQKTAKELRHIGTQISSDSYGSIDKRKVKLLLKELWLCINTTHRLPGEGSRCVPEKPAKENPPAPRESRDAGAPPPAGGGPLRAAAVQTCLTELSMEIEGDFSACKSVGTEGPGAAAHRPERVSPEGRNPEVSLHRSEQDSADFSDRDRFFDEDLQAAVDFFRLPPPLLSPVPSPPLASLPHLSTLPSSLAPETYFGEYTDSSDDESSQPRNSAASVSEDETSESHYFGSSGRSDGRRDTREEKLTSHEASRTLTALEVNGVTAVGFGTVTAALREPSATRALAREQPWAVSSEATSDRERGILDEAQRLREGREADKSVQTENTLDDTGGSVCGGTSGRQAQDGAAALWRADVHHPPLGSRPFSDLVESEGKTLLSEMIGSPKPQFTTWTLTNEIPFESDHVSISDHFQGMCRVLGKDRDVQRFILGASPEPADDAGHTVGTTGLGVDARLSSSPTSGASSVCSDSQPCSDAHLPPDSAPTELQRSEQKLRAEAFTLLDLQPEPPECPAGENHLENSLYALSAELGTSHFNNLSSSEVEGTDVGKGMPRVCSLPHSVFIKAAKEAQCRSQGPRTEPSLTRADSAPLVESQCGLTKSGFGFVKSPSWHQSDLLRRGSEERLRAKSEHEHQTDHQLQKAVPALENRGPASRPELARENNPAGLRAAPSLLPNQVSVITKQARPETAHGARSEHWGPQRTEPTFVTASGAGRGGEREDLAWNVPGAAATGGTSPQVSASRRKLDFNFPSGSVPVENPHCSTSSKLSFSCEKIPVPNQDVLTGAPAQEAVQEQGLLLRAPSLDSSGLPVDGRLPATPAPVSRSFPGAGAPCGGSGRSGGGALAVSEDPPGGRQSLRGSLELPSPTPGGASPGDPGTSGTALPSTGLGKDEETRGVPPGALAAAPCCYTGIREAGGGDTEVEESEAPSCSEGESEPEAVTGAAQHGAASASGEGGGALGAGAAESRPSVEVGCLTSALQDFNISTLSEIDGLSTSEVVMFLESCQLRDYSSGDSVSECSSKGTLSKDMSKELKPGEPSGEKYRKQLCEDEAFETPEEWLESEEEDGPLRGTRRLSRRSLETLSEVLTKIGQELQASCEGPAGEDAADFVLFNVHDAVTAGPVREHGPPREAGDPSPLPTGTPPPAAGLAGEGGSPGSGPAGNGSALSGPEAASQVTSPNRGGEEGLSEAAEHSALDADSGAGQTAERGAEGEAETTFQCQISTVTSEVINVLINKDQNLVIEKGDHWTIINGVALMPNVDQVILCDTPEDIAVSPEPGGPGAGFISVTAVDKSPETGHPGLAFPEPQGGSLPGAQEEISSSSQSTNFDKSRLRNRPVKPSVRLSSEIYDQNFESQVVASDHTYFNSKLEPFGKNKNRSKVANKDQSNKPAKTSASSRVEANQSEGSQSFLGERENTKTQRNQTQTILANADTSTPTDCSDTLSKIRQEVGPPLPPLLAPLVATPPRTSRPVSPLIAASTPSSPASPIGPISPLCEIPVPPAMSPLPEEPGCPSPPHTSPSPSTAAAGERILSSPLQFCAATPKHALPVPGRLPPFAAAHAAVAGPQENSVKILDSMYPELSARARTLNILKGNIQLSRGPPADCKNLSGPVGAITGFKAITSTSTAFVKTGGSSGSDCSQDKSKDTGTHQDSGGKRTLSASTLRSAKRLRLDSGSPEPEPGSTAAEGVHKTLRRSLPQAEGVATEEERSALPTVSTASQLPPNPKETVESHDKAIADALKKIAESSFDLLPVIRSHVYVGNISKKPVMRDQEKEVVHEFSTTKKHLAECLLHSILSELKIQKISLERNYIHALCRVYVGICRQLGDLERARLFCYSLLKEDFPESEKLTLFIANMWHDIFISQSVINKAMQLVARQRAKGEVRNCLRAFLNWEKNAPVDVGFMVSKLLLTIQLCPKTEFQSSEKFGEDLSDNTWEYIFAIDLLCCHQKWIWTHDNIISKELWPVMDKWIKYRKGHANIAYTPDIIIASILRLIEGSPYSELTSLSAACSIAP; the protein is encoded by the exons GGAAAGTAAAGCTGCTTCTGAAGGAACTCTGGCTCTGTATAAACACAACACACAGACTGCCTGGTGAAGGCAGCAGGTGTGTCCCAG AAAAACCCGCCAAAGAAAACCCCCCCGCACCCAGAGAGTCCCGGGACGCTGGCGCACCCCCTCCGGCGGGAGGCGGTCCCCTCAGAGCCGCAGCCGTGCAGACGTGCCTGACGGAACTGTCCATGGAGATAGAGGGCGACTTCTCTGCCTGTAAGAGTGTGGGAACAGAGGGGCCCGGTGCCGCTGCTCACCGTCCCGAACGCGTGTCTCCCGAGGGCCGGAATCCTGAGGTCTCGCTGCACAGGAGTGAGCAGGACAGCGCTGACTTCTCTGATCGTGATCGCTTTTTCGATGAAGATCTCCAGGCTGCAGTCGACTTCTTCAGACTTCCCCCTCCTCTTTTGTCTCCGGTGCCGTCCCCGCCTCTGGCGTCCTTACCACACCTGAGCACGTTACCTTCTTCGCTCGCACCT GAAACCTACTTCGGAGAGTATACGGATTCCAGTGACGATGAGTCGTCCCAACCTAGAAATTCTGCCGCGTCTGTTTCAGAAGATGAGACGTCTGAATCACATTACTTTGGCTCATCCGGAAGAAGTGATGGAAGGAGGGATACGCGGGAGGAAAAGCTCACATCGCACgaagcctccagaactctgactGCGCTGGAAGTAAATGGAGTGACAGCGGTTGGGTTTGGGACAGTCACAGCGGCCCTGAGAGAGCCTTCAGCCACACGTGCTTTAGCTCGCGAGCAACCCTGGGCAGTGTCCTCGGAAGCCACGAGTGACAGGGAAAGAGGCATTTTAGATGAGgcacagagactgagagagggTCGCGAAGCGGACAAGTCGGTGCAGACAGAGAACACGCTCGATGACACCGGAGGAAGCGTGTGTGGGGGGACGTCTGGCCGCCAGGCCCAGGACGGGGCGGCGGCCCTCTGGAGGGCTGACGTGCATCACCCTCCCCTCGGCAGCAGACCATTCAGTGACCTCGTGGAATCTGAAGGAAAGACCCTGCTGTCCGAAATGATAGGATCGCCCAAACCACAGTTTACTACGTGGACACTGACAAACGAAATCCCTTTTGAATCGGATCATGTATCCATTTCTGACCACTTTCAGGGAATGTGTAGAGTGTTGGGAAAAGACAGAGATGTTCAGAGGTTCATTTTAGGAGCCTCGCCTGAACCAGCAGACGACGCAGGTCACACAGTGGGCACCACGGGGCTCGGTGTTGACGCCAGGCTTTCTTCCTCTCCTACCTCGGGGGCGTCGTCTGTGTGCAGTGACTCCCAGCCTTGCTCTGATGCCCACCTTCCTCCTGACTCCGCCCCCACCGAGCTGCAGCGCTCAGAACAGAAGCTGCGAGCTGAGGCCTTCACCTTGCTGGACCTGCAGCCCGAGCCCCCAGAGTGTCCTGCCGGAGAGAACCATCTGGAAAACAGCTTGTATGCTTTGAGCGCCGAGTTGGGAACATCACATTTTAATAACCTGAGTAGCAGTGAGGTCGAGGGCACAGACGTTGGGAAAGGCATGCCCAGAGTCTGTTCACTTCCGCATTCGGTGTTCATAAAGGCCGCGAAAGAGGCTCAGTGTCGAAGTCAGGGTCCGAGAACTGAGCCCTCCCTGACCAGGGCGGATTCCGCGCCGTTGGTGGAGTCTCAGTGCGGCTTGACCAAGAGTGGGTTTGGCTTCGTGAAAAGCCCTTCCTGGCACCAGAGTGACCTGTTAAGGAGAGGTAGCGAGGAAAGGCTGAGAGCTAAATCAGAACACGAACACCAGACTGACCATCAGTTACAAAAGGCAGTGCCAGCCTTAGAAAACAGGGGACCCGCGTCCAGGCCTGAACTCGCCAGAGAAAATAACCCCGCGGGGCTCAGGGCCGCTCCATCACTGTTGCCTAACCAAGTTTCGGTGATCACCAAGCAGGCCAGACCCGAAACGGCACACGGGGCTAGGTCAGAGCACTGGGGGCCGCAGAGGACTGAGCCTACCTTTGTGACAGCGTCTGGAGCGGGacgtggtggagagagagaggacctggCCTGGAATGTGCCGGGGGCGGCTGCTACAGGGGGGACCTCGCCACAAGTTTCTGCCTCGAGGAGAAAGTTAGATTTCAATTTTCCAAGCGGTTCTGTACCTGTAGAAAATCCTCACTGTTCCACAAGTAGCAAACTGTCTTTCTCTTGTGAAAAGATCCCAGTCCCGAACCAGGATGTCCTGACGGGAGCCCCGGCACAGGAGGCAGTGCAGGAGCAAGGTCTGCTCCTCCGCGCCCCGAGTCTGGACTCGTCCGGGCTGCCTGTGGATGGACGCCTTCCGGCCACGCCGGCACCCGTGTCGAGAAGCTTTCCTGGTGCAGGAGCACCGTGTGGGGGCTCGGGCAGATCTGGCGGGGGGGCCCTGGCCGTGTCCGAGGACCCTCCTGGCGGGCGGCAGAGCCTGAGGGGGTCTCTGGAGCTGCCGTCGCCGACCCCGGGCGGCGCTTCTCCCGGAGACCCAGGCACCTCCGGGACGGCGCTCCCGTCGACGGGTCTCGGGAAAGATGAAGAGACACGCGGCGTCCCTCCGGGTGCCCTGGCCGCGGCCCCGTGTTGTTACACGGGCAtccgggaggcgggaggcggcGACACGGAGGTGGAAGAGAGCGAGGCACCCAGCTGCAGCGAGGGCGAGAGCGAGCCTGAGGCCGTGACGGGGGCCGCCCAGCACGGGGCCGCCAGCGCCTCCGGGGAAGGTGGGGGAGCCCTGGGGGCCGGCGCGGCCGAGAGCAGGCCCTCCGTGGAGGTGGGGTGTCTGACCTCGGCCCTGCAGGACTTCAACATCAGTACCCTCTCGGAGATAGACGGACTTTCTACGTCCGAGGTCGTCATGTTTCTCGAAAGTTGTCAGTTAAGAGATTATAGTTCCGGGGACTCTGTTTCAGAATGTTCTAGCAAAGGAACCCTGAGTAAGGACATGAGCAAAGAGTTAAAGCCAGGTGAGCCATCAGGAGAAAAGTACAGGAAGCAGCTGTGTGAAGACGAAGCGTTCGAAACCCCGGAAGAGTGGCTCGAGTCCGAGGAGGAGGACGGGCCCCTGCGGGGCACGCGGCGGCTCTCTCGGCGCTCTCTGGAAACGCTGTCAGAGGTCCTCACCAAGATCGGACAGGAGCTTCAGGCCAGCTGCGAGGGCCCCGCCGGAGAGGATGCTGCCGATTTCGTGCTCTTCAACGTGCACGACGCCGTGACCGCCGGGCCCGTCCGAGAGCACGGCCCACCTCGGGAAGCGGGGGACCCCTCGCCACTGCCCACGGGTACGCCCCCTCCAGCAGCCGGCCTGGCCGGCGAGGGCGGCTCTCCAGGCAGCGGTCCCGCGGGGAACGGAAGCGCCCTCAGCGGACCCGAGGCCGCTTCCCAGGTCACCAGCCCGAAccgtggtggggaggagggcctgTCAGAAGCGGCGGAGCACTCAGCCCTGGACGCCGACTCGGGAGCGGGGCAGACGGCGGAGCGCGGTGCCGAAGGGGAGGCGGAAACGACATTCCAGTGCCAGATCTCTACAGTGACCTCCGAGGTCATCAATGTGCTGATCAACAAGGATCAGAATCTAGTCATTGAAAAGGGGGACCACTGGACCATCATCAACGGGGTGGCTCTCATGCCAAACGTGGACCAGGTTATACTGTGCGACACTCCCGAGGACATCGCTGTCTCCCCGGAGCCGGGAGGCCCGGGAGCCGGTTTCATCTCCGTCACTGCTGTGGACAAGTCTCCAGAGACCGGTCACCCTGGCCTTGCGTTTCCGGAGCCCCAGGGCGGCAGCCTCCCGGGTGCCCAGGAAGAAATCTCCAGCAGTAGTCAGAGCACCAACTTCGATAAAAGTCGCTTGCGCAACAGGCCGGTCAAACCTAGTGTGAGGCTTAGCTCCGAAATCTACGACCAGAACTTCGAGTCTCAGGTAGTTGCGTCCGATCACACGTATTTTAACTCAAAACTGGAGCCGTTTGGCAAGAATAAGAATCGATCCAAGGTGGCCAACAAAGATCAGTCAAACAAGCCAGCAAAGACCTCGGCGTCAAGCAGAGTTGAAGCTAATCAGAGTGAAGGCTCCCAGTCATTTTTaggggaaagagagaacacaaaaacCCAGAGAAATCAAACTCAGACCATCCTAGCCAATGCGGACACGTCGACCCCCACGGACTGTTCTGACACCCTGAGTAAAATACGGCAGGAGGTGGGGCCCCCTCTGCCACCCTTGCTTGCTCCCTTGGTTGCCACCCCCCCACGGACTTCCCGGCCGGTGTCTCCTCTGATAGCCgcttccactccctcctcccccgcctctcCCATCGGCCCCATTTCTCCCTTGTGTGAAATCCCGGTGCCTCCTGCGATGTCTCCTTTGCCGGAAGAGCCCGGATGCCCCTCGCCCCCGCACACGTCCCCGTCCCCGTCCACCGCAGCAGCCGGCGAGAGGATCCTGTCGTCTCCCCTGCAGTTCTGTGCTGCGACGCCGAAGCATGCCCTCCCTGTGCCGGGCCGCCTCCCCCCCTTTGCTGCCGCCCACGCAGCTGTGGCCGGACCCCAGGAGAATTCCGTCAAAATCCTCGACAGCATGTACCCGGAGTTGTCTGCCAGGGCCCGCACCCTCAACATCCTCAAAGGGAACATTCAGCTCTCCCGGGGCCCACCTGCTGACTGTAAGAACTTATCAGGGCCCGTCGGCGCCATCACAGGATTCAAAGCAATCACGTCAACGTCAACCGCCTTTGTGAAAACGGGGGGCAGCTCTGGGAGTGACTGCAGTCAGGATAAGTCCAAAGATACGGGGACTCACCAGGACTCAGGTGGGAAAAGGACGTTGTCTGCATCTACGCTGAGGAGCGCTAAGAGACTGCGGCTGGACAGCGGGTCCCCAGAACCAGAACCCGGGAGCACTGCCGCAGAAGGAGTCCACAAGACCCTCCGGAGGAGCCTCCCTCAGGCTGAAGGCGTGGcgacagaggaggagagaagtgCTCTTCCGACCGTCAGTACAGCCTCACAGTTGCCTCCAAACCCGAAAGAAACCGTAGAGTCCCACGACAAAGCCATAGCTGACGCGCTGAAGAAGATTGCAGAGTCGTCTTTTGATCTCCTGCCTGTCATTCGGAGTCACGTGTATGTGGGAAATATCTCCAAAAAGCCCGTAATGAGAGATCAAGAGAAGGAAGTTGTTCACGAATTCAGCACAACCAAAAAG CATCTAGCAGAGTGCTTGCTTCACTCCATCCTCTCAGAGCTGAAGATTCAGAAGATCTCCCTGGAGCGCAATTACATTCACGCCCTCTGCAGGGTGTACGTGGGCATATGCCGGCAGCTGGGAGACTTGGAGCGAGCCCGCCTGTTTTGCTACAGCCTACTGAAGGAAG ATTTTCCGGAATCAGAAAAATTGACTTTGTTCATTGCAAACatgtggcatgatatatttatttCCCAGTCGGTGATTAATAAAGCAATGCAGCTGGTTGCCAGGCAGCGTGCGAAAGGAGAGGTTCGGAACTGTCTGAGAGCGTTCCTCAACTGGGAAAAG AATGCTCCTGTGGATGTGGGTTTCATGGTTTCTAAGCTGCTTTTGACCATACAGCTGTGTCCAAAAACAGAATTCCAGTCCAGTGAAAAGTTTGGTGAGGATTTGAGTGATAACACTTGGGAGTACATATTTGCCATTGACCTGCTGTGCTGCCACCAGAAGTGGATTTGGACACACGACAACATTATAAG TAAAGAGCTGTGGCCCGTCATGGATAAGTGGATAAAATACCGAAAAGGACATGCAAACATTGCATATACTCCCGACATTATTATAGCATCAATTCTGAGGCTGATTG AAGGCTCTCCTTACTCGGAACTGACTTCTCTGTCTGCAGCATGTAGCATTGCCCCCTGA